A single Manduca sexta isolate Smith_Timp_Sample1 chromosome 11, JHU_Msex_v1.0, whole genome shotgun sequence DNA region contains:
- the LOC115452680 gene encoding amyloid-beta-like protein isoform X2, which translates to MTRAVLFISVFTIFLDVLHAGQASSGAEPQVAVLCEAGSTYHPQYMSAAGRWTPDLTTKPHNCLKDKMEILDYCKKVYPSHDITNIVEASHYVKVSNWCKLGTSNAAKCKVTRWVKPFRCLGPFQSDALLVPESCLFDHIHNQSRCWQFARWNATAGRACAQRGLRLRTFAMLLPCGISLFSGVEFVCCPKHFKENVKMHKPMDVGVPVSPGGEDMLAASAAMDERDDDLLDDDDALDDDDDDDTLNLSDDDDDDDADDDMDEDEDADLSRDDDAEDDDYTDADDSAWPRPESSSSPSTTTSTTTTTTTTTASTATSDPYFSHFDPRTEHQSYKDAQQRLEETHREKITKVMKEWSELEDRYQAMMSADPAAAQTFRQRMTAKFQANVQSLEEEGVAERRRLAALHQQRVLAHLAQRRRTALACYTRSLRDTPPNAHRVQKCLQRLVRALAAERSGALAAWRRAAAAGREAAAAERTSAADRLQDADRALQRALTALRRRPHLYASIGTAIEDYVQSMQSKDDMAVSLMSMTPEAEELLLDRIEAEVQREQAAREQLSVKRDQRARQRQDIQNERAKTSNGVKESEESDDEASEPSENETSTAAPTPTSAPSSPASATPAPSAAPVSVHDITTRSGFTQDTTTTEMITTTVTDAPESETAETIEASETTSRRSTSETEGEGLRAALEHAEERAPPPPAHALKHELQHSQPGYTVRGAGPSGAGGAGGSGALYPALCVGGAALAAAACVALAVARRRDRAPHAQGFVQVEQTGVVAPTPEERHVANMQINGYENPTYKYFEVKE; encoded by the exons GCCAGCAGCGGCGCCGAGCCCCAGGTGGCTGTCCTCTGCGAGGCGGGCAGCACCTACCACCCTCAGTACATGTCCGCCGCCGGCCGGTGGACGCCCGACCTTACAACCAAGCCCCACAACTGCCTCAAGGACAAGATGGAGATTCTCGACTACTGCAAGAAG GTTTACCCGAGCCACGATATCACTAACATTGTCGAAGCTTCCCACTACGTGAAAGTAAGCAACTGGTGCAAGCTGGGAACCAGCAACGCTGCCAAGTGCAAGGTCACCAGATGGGTCAAGCCTTTCCGCTGTCTCG GTCCATTCCAATCGGATGCGCTGTTGGTGCCTGAGAGCTGCCTGTTCGACCACATCCACAACCAGAGCCGATGCTGGCAGTTCGCGCGGTGGAACGCTACTGCCGGCCGCGCTTGCGCTCAACGAGGACTACGGCTCAGGACCTTCGCGATGCTCCTGCCCTGCGGAATCAGCTTGTTCTCTGGCGTTGAGTTTGTCTGCTGCCCAAAACATTTTAAGG aaaacgTAAAGATGCACAAACCCATGGATGTCGGCGTACCAGTCAGCCCTGGTGGTGAGGACATGCTGGCAGCTTCCGCGGCGATGGACGAACGTGATGACGACCTTCTTGATGACGATGATGCTcttgatgacgatgatgatgatgacaccCTGAACCTTAGCGACGACGACGATGACGATGATGCTGATGACG ATATGGACGAAGACGAAGACGCGGATCTGTCGAGAGATGACGACGCCGAAGACGACGACTACACCGACGCCGATGACAGCGCCTGGCCACGACCCGAGTCTTCCTCATCACCTTCCACCACCACTTCAACCACTACCACTACCACCACCACTACG GCTTCTACTGCTACCTCGGACCCTTACTTCTCCCATTTCGACCCTCGCACTGAGCACCAGAGCTACAAAGATGCCCAACAACGCCTGGAGGAAACTCACCGTGAAAag ATTACCAAAGTGATGAAGGAATGGTCCGAACTGGAAGACAGGTACCAAGCAATGATGTCCGCTGACCCCGCCGCCGCCCAGACTTTCCGCCAACGCATGACTGCTAAATTCCAGGCTAATGTTCAA TCTCTGGAGGAAGAAGGCGTGGCGGAACGTCGTCGGTTGGCCGCCCTTCATCAGCAGCGAGTCCTGGCGCACCTTGCTCAGCGACGCCGCACCGCGCTCGCCTGCTATACACGCTCTCTTCGCGACACTCCACCaaat GCCCACCGCGTCCAGAAATGCCTGCAACGTTTGGTCCGAGCCCTAGCTGCTGAACGTAGTGGAGCTCTTGCTGCGTGGAGACGCGCTGCTGCCGCTGGAAGGGAAGCCGCTGCTGCCGAACGTACCAGCGCTGCTGATCGACTTCAG GATGCCGACCGTGCTCTGCAACGTGCCCTGACCGCTCTCCGTCGCCGCCCCCACCTCTATGCCAGCATCGGAACCGCTATTGAAGACTATGTGCAA TCCATGCAATCCAAGGATGACATGGCCGTATCCCTGATGTCGATGACTCCCGAAGCCGAGGAACTGTTGTTAGACCGCATCGAAGCCGAGGTGCAGCGCGAGCAGGCCGCACGCGAACAACTCAGTGTCAAGAGGGACCAGCGCGCCAGGCAACGACAGGACATTCAGAACGAACGGGCTAAG ACCTCCAACGGCGTGAAGGAAAGCGAAGAGAGCGATGATGAAGCCAGCGAGCCCAGCGAGAACGAGACCAGCACAGCGGCCCCTACACCCACGTCTGCACCCTCGTCTCCTGCCTCCGCTACTCCCGCCCCATCTGCTGCCCCTGTGTCCGTCCATGACATCACTACTCGCTCTGGATTTACACAGGACACTACCACTACC gaAATGATCACTACCACTGTAACCGATGCTCCCGAGAGCGAGACTGCTGAGACTATTGAAGCAAGCGAGACCACGAGCCGACGATCCACTAGTGAG ACTGAAGGCGAGGGACTGCGTGCCGCTTTGGAACATGCTGAAGAACGCGCACCACCTCCACCCGCCCACGCTCTCAAACATGAACTGCAACACTCACAGCCT GGTTACACGGTCCGCGGCGCGGGCCCGAGCGGCGCGGGCGGAGCGGGCGGGTCGGGCGCGCTGTACCCCGCGCTGTGCGTGGGcggcgccgcgctcgccgccgccgcatgCGTCGCACTTGCTGTTGCGCGCCGCCGCGATCGTGCGCCGC
- the LOC115452680 gene encoding amyloid-beta-like protein isoform X1, translating to MTRAVLFISVFTIFLDVLHAGQASSGAEPQVAVLCEAGSTYHPQYMSAAGRWTPDLTTKPHNCLKDKMEILDYCKKVYPSHDITNIVEASHYVKVSNWCKLGTSNAAKCKVTRWVKPFRCLEGPFQSDALLVPESCLFDHIHNQSRCWQFARWNATAGRACAQRGLRLRTFAMLLPCGISLFSGVEFVCCPKHFKENVKMHKPMDVGVPVSPGGEDMLAASAAMDERDDDLLDDDDALDDDDDDDTLNLSDDDDDDDADDDMDEDEDADLSRDDDAEDDDYTDADDSAWPRPESSSSPSTTTSTTTTTTTTTASTATSDPYFSHFDPRTEHQSYKDAQQRLEETHREKITKVMKEWSELEDRYQAMMSADPAAAQTFRQRMTAKFQANVQSLEEEGVAERRRLAALHQQRVLAHLAQRRRTALACYTRSLRDTPPNAHRVQKCLQRLVRALAAERSGALAAWRRAAAAGREAAAAERTSAADRLQDADRALQRALTALRRRPHLYASIGTAIEDYVQSMQSKDDMAVSLMSMTPEAEELLLDRIEAEVQREQAAREQLSVKRDQRARQRQDIQNERAKTSNGVKESEESDDEASEPSENETSTAAPTPTSAPSSPASATPAPSAAPVSVHDITTRSGFTQDTTTTEMITTTVTDAPESETAETIEASETTSRRSTSETEGEGLRAALEHAEERAPPPPAHALKHELQHSQPGYTVRGAGPSGAGGAGGSGALYPALCVGGAALAAAACVALAVARRRDRAPHAQGFVQVEQTGVVAPTPEERHVANMQINGYENPTYKYFEVKE from the exons GCCAGCAGCGGCGCCGAGCCCCAGGTGGCTGTCCTCTGCGAGGCGGGCAGCACCTACCACCCTCAGTACATGTCCGCCGCCGGCCGGTGGACGCCCGACCTTACAACCAAGCCCCACAACTGCCTCAAGGACAAGATGGAGATTCTCGACTACTGCAAGAAG GTTTACCCGAGCCACGATATCACTAACATTGTCGAAGCTTCCCACTACGTGAAAGTAAGCAACTGGTGCAAGCTGGGAACCAGCAACGCTGCCAAGTGCAAGGTCACCAGATGGGTCAAGCCTTTCCGCTGTCTCG AAGGTCCATTCCAATCGGATGCGCTGTTGGTGCCTGAGAGCTGCCTGTTCGACCACATCCACAACCAGAGCCGATGCTGGCAGTTCGCGCGGTGGAACGCTACTGCCGGCCGCGCTTGCGCTCAACGAGGACTACGGCTCAGGACCTTCGCGATGCTCCTGCCCTGCGGAATCAGCTTGTTCTCTGGCGTTGAGTTTGTCTGCTGCCCAAAACATTTTAAGG aaaacgTAAAGATGCACAAACCCATGGATGTCGGCGTACCAGTCAGCCCTGGTGGTGAGGACATGCTGGCAGCTTCCGCGGCGATGGACGAACGTGATGACGACCTTCTTGATGACGATGATGCTcttgatgacgatgatgatgatgacaccCTGAACCTTAGCGACGACGACGATGACGATGATGCTGATGACG ATATGGACGAAGACGAAGACGCGGATCTGTCGAGAGATGACGACGCCGAAGACGACGACTACACCGACGCCGATGACAGCGCCTGGCCACGACCCGAGTCTTCCTCATCACCTTCCACCACCACTTCAACCACTACCACTACCACCACCACTACG GCTTCTACTGCTACCTCGGACCCTTACTTCTCCCATTTCGACCCTCGCACTGAGCACCAGAGCTACAAAGATGCCCAACAACGCCTGGAGGAAACTCACCGTGAAAag ATTACCAAAGTGATGAAGGAATGGTCCGAACTGGAAGACAGGTACCAAGCAATGATGTCCGCTGACCCCGCCGCCGCCCAGACTTTCCGCCAACGCATGACTGCTAAATTCCAGGCTAATGTTCAA TCTCTGGAGGAAGAAGGCGTGGCGGAACGTCGTCGGTTGGCCGCCCTTCATCAGCAGCGAGTCCTGGCGCACCTTGCTCAGCGACGCCGCACCGCGCTCGCCTGCTATACACGCTCTCTTCGCGACACTCCACCaaat GCCCACCGCGTCCAGAAATGCCTGCAACGTTTGGTCCGAGCCCTAGCTGCTGAACGTAGTGGAGCTCTTGCTGCGTGGAGACGCGCTGCTGCCGCTGGAAGGGAAGCCGCTGCTGCCGAACGTACCAGCGCTGCTGATCGACTTCAG GATGCCGACCGTGCTCTGCAACGTGCCCTGACCGCTCTCCGTCGCCGCCCCCACCTCTATGCCAGCATCGGAACCGCTATTGAAGACTATGTGCAA TCCATGCAATCCAAGGATGACATGGCCGTATCCCTGATGTCGATGACTCCCGAAGCCGAGGAACTGTTGTTAGACCGCATCGAAGCCGAGGTGCAGCGCGAGCAGGCCGCACGCGAACAACTCAGTGTCAAGAGGGACCAGCGCGCCAGGCAACGACAGGACATTCAGAACGAACGGGCTAAG ACCTCCAACGGCGTGAAGGAAAGCGAAGAGAGCGATGATGAAGCCAGCGAGCCCAGCGAGAACGAGACCAGCACAGCGGCCCCTACACCCACGTCTGCACCCTCGTCTCCTGCCTCCGCTACTCCCGCCCCATCTGCTGCCCCTGTGTCCGTCCATGACATCACTACTCGCTCTGGATTTACACAGGACACTACCACTACC gaAATGATCACTACCACTGTAACCGATGCTCCCGAGAGCGAGACTGCTGAGACTATTGAAGCAAGCGAGACCACGAGCCGACGATCCACTAGTGAG ACTGAAGGCGAGGGACTGCGTGCCGCTTTGGAACATGCTGAAGAACGCGCACCACCTCCACCCGCCCACGCTCTCAAACATGAACTGCAACACTCACAGCCT GGTTACACGGTCCGCGGCGCGGGCCCGAGCGGCGCGGGCGGAGCGGGCGGGTCGGGCGCGCTGTACCCCGCGCTGTGCGTGGGcggcgccgcgctcgccgccgccgcatgCGTCGCACTTGCTGTTGCGCGCCGCCGCGATCGTGCGCCGC